The region ctgcagttgTGTACTAACTGTGTACTGCCAAGGAAAGCtcatatttttgtatgtttgtgcTTTGATGTACTTTTtgattgctgttttgttttacctACACAAGCTATACTGCATTGACATTGTATCCTAACAGATAACCCTTACTGTTGAACAGGATTGATAACAAAAAAGCTGCATTTTTCTACTTGTTTTGCTCATCACCTCCCCCTGTTCAGTTCTGCATTATGAATTCTATTATTGAAAtaagcgctctctctctctctctctctcgtattgCAGTTGCATATTATGTTTACTCATAAACCTATCAATTGTTCTTGCAGTCACTCCTGTGATTCTAACTCCAAGTTCTAAACGGAAGCTACTGACTGACTCTGCTCAAAGTTTGGGGTTTTCAAGCAAGAAAAGAAGATCTTTGAAACACAACCTTGCATTAGAATTTCTTCCAAATAAACTGTTTGGTAGTGGTTCTACACCTGGCTCAAGTAAGTGTTCGTCCTGTACCATTTTAAGGACTGTGGTAGTATTACACAGTATAGTTCAGAAGGAACTCTGAAGTAAAGGCTAGCTAAGGTTGCTTAATTTGCTAATTATATGTTGGACAATGTTTACTGCAGATGACTAGCAAATGACTGAGGCTGATGCTTTTACCTGTTGTATAGCAAACCTACTATTTACTTATGAGTATAAAATGAAATCTTAAGCACATGCTCCTGTTTTTGTTCCAATAACCAGGTGCAGCATAAGGTGTTGCTTCTGCCAAGTTTGTCAGAGTAGTTTTAGTGCCAGGCCACATGTTTGGATATTGAAATAAACTTGTAATCAGGCAAAAAAAACGGAACATTCCAAAACTATATTCTATTGCAGTTTGTTTCTTATTGATAGATGTTGGAAGGTTGACATGATTCACTTTCTTTTCATTACAGGCCAGTTAAATGACACAAGTCCCAGTATATCTCTAGAGTCTTCACATGGGACTCTTACCCCTTCTGCAAGAAGTGGTGGACTGGCAGCCAGCtctgcaaaaagaaaaagtaaaaggtTTGAGAGCAAAAAAGTTAACAGGTAACACTAAAAGAATGCATGGTAATTGTTTTCACATTGCGCACGTGGTCTTATGGTGGTCCTCCCAAACACAAACAACTTTATcttgcatttataaaataacttgGAACTGTGTAGTGATTTATAGTAATGCCTTTTCATTGTATTTTCTGAAAGGAAGGAAAGTCAGCAAATATTACAAAACCAATAAGGCACACTTAAACATCTTTGAATTTAGTTGTTTTGCTAACTGCAATgggataaaatgcatttaaaaaaaaaaaaaaaaaaagtgcagtggaGAAGCGGTTCTTCAGGGTTTAAACTTTAGACAGATCATTTCTGGTACAGAAAGGCTGACAAACACTTAGATGTTGAAACACTACAATGCTGTTATGGtcacctgtcattttaaattaaatgtattaatggtTATTTGACCTTATGTAAaagcaggtgtgttttttttttttttttttactgcaaatggttgaaatagctttgttttgcaatattgaaCCTGTCCTGTATTTGTTTTGGCAACTAAAAGCTTTAACCATTGGTGTATCACATTCTATTTCATGTGTGATCTGTCAGCTGGTGCTAACCACTTTCCCTACTGTATTGCTCTCCAGAGTGGAATCTGGAAAAGCAGGATGCTTTTCTCCAAGAGTCAACAGAAAAGAAGTAGTGCGCAAGTCTCTGCGTCTCCGCTTGAGTCTTGGAAAGAGCAGCAAAGATTCTGTAAGTTAATGTTTTAGTCCTTGACTCTTCTCCTGATTCTTATAAACATCAAGCTTCCATCAGAAGCTTTCAAGAGAGTCTTGTTAAACATTTGTAACCTGTACTTATGTGGATTTAATCTAATTAtgacttttaattaaatgttgaCGTTCTTTATATTTGTACTTGGAACAATTATTTTCAAACATCAGTATTTCTATaacattgtttattgtaaaaaatacaatgaaatgttaACCACATTTGTTTTAAGCGTGCATGCAACTTTTCTAAAAATGTTATGAAAGGGAATGACGGAAAATGTTGGACGTTCTCCGTCTGTAAAAATATGGACTTTGCTCTGCACCTATATTGGATAAGCTTTTGAAGCAGCTCATTTGCACAAATCTATTGACTGtggactatataaaaaaaaatatatatatatatatatatatatatatatatatatatatatatatatatatatatatatatatatatatatatatatatatatatctatctctatctctgcAATGGACATTCTTGACAGCCCTCGCTGGCTTTGATGTGAAATGCTTCTCTGCTGTATGGACTTAAGTTAAACGATGTAGAAGAACACAAGTTGTTTTTGTTCAGCTCAaagattacttttattttacactCTACATGCAAAAGTGATGTTTCCTCACAGTAAGTCTTACCTGTGCTTGTATACAGAAAAGTGCTTTTAAACTATactaaaacaataattaatccaAAGAAATAATGTTAGTCATTTTATAACCTGTTATGcgttaatgtttttttgtgtaatatgtatatatagagagagataacAATTCTGAAATTTCCATTCCCcactgtttaaaatgcattcGTTTTTGTCTCCTCCATGTATTGCTTCTAGGAATTCTATAGTCTAAATAAGGATAATGTAATTAACTGGTGCTAAAAAAGACatagaaattaatttataatgtagaaagaaacatattttaatggaATTGTCTTAATGTTGGTGAAAAGTGTTTGCACTTTAATATAGTTTTATGAATGTTTTCAGGAATTGtttgtatgaaaatgtattgtataaacatttttgttgccaatacatcatatatatattgtttcttcAATAAATTGCTAATTCATTTGAATTAGTTATTGGTTAATTCAGATGCTGAAAAGTCTACCTCCtcttatttgagttttttttttgttattatacagtagttttagaaaattgaaaactgCAGATCCTTTGTGTTTGATGGCTAGTTAGACATAAATGAGATGCCTTTATTTCTGCAGAATGTCTTGTCAAATGCATTTCCGGTGGCTAAAGGATCTGAAAACGTTGGCTGGCGTCTTGCCACTCAAGAAACTAACATCAGTTTTGGGTTGTCAGAAGAATCTACCTTTAGTCCTGTTGTAAGAAGGAACACATTCACAAGAAAGGGTATGTGTAATCAGATTTTTCCTTGATCATAATTTCAAGCTTAAAGTAGTAAGAATTGGTCCAATTGCATTTTGAGAAGTAAAACTACAACAATCTAATGCACTTGTGTAGTTTGTATCTTAAGTTTGCAGCAAAATGTAAAATTTGACATGCAATGAACAATACATTTAGCAtagctttacttttatttttgttaaaataatgtaaactcTTTACTATAGTTTATGCAGATGTGAACTATTAAATGTAAAACTGCTTTAGCACAAGTGAGAGCATACTAGTATAATGACATACATTTTACTTGTGTTTATAAAATTGCCTAtccttttaaattaacatttttattattttttttagattccaAGTACATCAGTAAATCTGAAGAAAATCTGCTCACCCCCCAGTCTGACGAGAGGGCACATCATAACTCCTGGAATGGAACCAGCCATGAAGAGTCCCAAGACTTGCACTCTGAGACCCCATTGGGCAGATATCTCAACAACTTATCCTCAGAGCCTGCCTTAGTTGCTAGAAAGCCTCCTGTCATTGCAGGTGTTCCTAGGAGCCTCTGTCCAGGCTGTAGAACAGAGAGCCCTCCCAGTAATGCATCTTTTGCAGATGAAAATAACTTGAGTGAGTCAACCTTGCTTAAGATCAAAGGGGCCTTCACTGAATCTAGTAGTGACCTGCGTTCACTAATAGGCGACAGCAGTTCCTCAATGGATAATTtcttgaaagaaagaaattacTTTGTGAAGGAAGATACAAATGAGTCATTGTTGAGTTCCAGACATTCAAGTGATGTGAAGGAGACATGTTTAGGCACATCGCCTCAAAAACAAATGGTTCACCAACAGATTGAAGACTTgtcttttgtagaaaaaaatattgtcGCGTCATCTCCTGGAAAGACAAATGCCAATATATGTCATGTAGAAGAGCCACAATCTCCACAGAAACCAGTAGAACCAGTGTTTAAGTTAAACGCTACTAATGATAGTGATACTGTTGCTTATGAGGTGGAAAGCATAAAGGACAGCTGCCCTTTGGAAGCTCTTTGTGACTTTAACAGTCACTCTGCAGGGAATGTTACCGTAGAAGCTAACCAGTTAGAGCACAATGTTTCCAAAATCGAGGTTCagttgcaaaaaataataaaaccacctGTTGGTGAGGCTTTAGAATACATTCAACCAACTGAAAATGCAAGAACAACAGAACAGAGTCCACATGAAGAAATATCTGCTGAGAGTTCAGTAATGCTCATCTCTAACACCTCTGAATATAAGTTAAGGGTAGCAGATCACATTCAAAGGTTTAATGTACTTTCTTTGAATAGCCCAAAACCAAACAATGTTAAGTCCCCTCTTAAATTTAAACGCACCCCAGTGCGCCAGTCTGTCAGGAGAATAAATTCGCTGCTAGGAGTTCGGAGACCAATAGAGGGCAACAACAGTCCATCAAAGATTGGCTCTCCAGTGGTAAAATCAATGAGTCACGAAAGTGGGCTATCCTTATTTGTTGAAAAAAGCCTGCACAACTTTGAGGAGCCTGCACACTGCATGTATGTTTCAGAGGACAAATGTGGTAAAAGGCCTTGCCAGAATACATCCACAAATTGCTCTGTTCCCTCATTAAAACCCCAAATTTACAAAGTTACAACCCTCTTCCACCATCAGACTAAGCATTCTGCGCTTGGCGATTTGACCAATCAGGCAGCACCAAAAGAAAATAATCCAATTGTAAATGAGACTAGAGTTTTCACTGGCAAAGCGCAGGTGAAACCAGACAAATCTGTCTTGCTTGAGATGGCAGAAAAGGAAAAGCGTTGTTACAGAGGCTCGCCAAAAAATCCATTGCCAGCAAACAAGCTGTTATCGGCCACTAAACCTATAGATCTGTAATAAACTACTGTAAAGTAAACCTGCTGTTGTGTGCACTTGAGCGCCTGTTTGGTTAAATGTTGTCTGACAATAACAACTTCTacattttgtttactttctttaagattaaattattttcttgtgTTAATACTGTACTCTTGCACGGTTCGGGATGTTTTGTGCGACTCCAGTCTTAATAGTTAAGTGTTGAAGGACTAGAAAGTTTTTGATTGAGCTATAATGTGGCTGCAATTAGGTAGTAGGTTATGTAAACAGAGGCTAACTCTGTTTCATTAGTGAGCCATACCTTTTTTGAAAATGAGCTTTACCATTGTAATGTGGGGAGACGTATGTTAGCTGATTGGTGAACTGCCCCATATAAAATGGTTTAGGCATAGTCCTGTAAATTGATAGGGGATAACATAGGGCAGCAGCAGtagtaattcacagttaaggATCAGATTTCCTGAACTTGTTTTAGAATGGActtgttttagaatgttttagcttttttttgggggggggggggggttttattttgctatttaatATAATCTTTTGGAAACTCATAATTTGGGAGAGGAATGTGAAGAGTTTTACAGACTGTAAGAAATGTTTTGCATTGAGTGACCAAAACAAATGTTTGGTGCTCAATTTAAAATGATGCAAAACTTGCAATAAAATCTGTATGCAATATTGATTTAACCTGTGAGTGGTGGTGGTCATTTATAATCTCACATGCAAGCCCTTATATTAAATgatgaaagaaaaacatgacatTGATAGTTGCTACACATTTAACTGTTTTCACTTCAGTATACCTACACAATCTGATAGACCACCATGCTCACTGAGGAAGGCAGGCATGATTCTGTATTATATATTGACTCTGGGTTCAACTGAGTCAAAGTACTTGGTTTTCAGCTGCCTTTAAAATATTGCTGGCTATCTACTGATCTTGACAAGGGACAGGGATATTCTCACGGAGCAGAAATTTCCATGGTGAGTTTTAGGTGTTTCAGACATCATCTTTCATGTAAAGAAATTGATTTGGGAATAGTTTAGGAAGTAATGTTGATGTATTTTCTTCAGGATCCCCTGCCCCAGTTTGGGACCTCTGTTCTAGCTGACTCCTCCTTgagtacattacaaaataaagctGGTGGATTCTTCCATTTTGCATATGTTCTGTTTTCAAAGTATTACTCTCCGAGATTTATTAAGATTCTACATAAAAGAAGTGCTTCTACAGGTGGCCATGTCAGAATACCAATGAACTGACCTTTTCACAATTGGTCTCGGCGAGGTTTATATTTGTATCTGCACAGGGAGATTGTATTGACGGTATTGGTTGAACTGTAATGCTAAAAATGATATGGTAAACTTGTATGGACAGTCCTCTAAACCTGCTCTTAATCACAATAGAAATAGTCTTGCTGCAATTTGTATGTTTGAATTCATTTTTATGTGAACACTCagcatattaatataatatacagcatAATAACCTGCTCTGCATCATCTTTGGCTTGTGCAATGTGTAATGCTTTGTGTACATTGATGAATCTGAATTTTAAGGCATTGCAtgctcttactttttttttttttcttcattccagTTTTTATTCATTGATGTATATTGATGGttacaggaagtgatgtatgagAGAGATTTGGTCTTTGAACTCTGCCCTCAAGTGTGATGAATCCAAAGCAGATGCTCTCTGCCACATCACATAACTGTCCTTACAATGCACCCTGCCAGTGGCAGTGAGGATTTGACCAATCACATGTCCATATCTGTCCTCCCTGTGCTTAATGCAATCATACTCCAGTACTACCTAAACAAGTGCCAGTAATGAACACAACTGAATTACACTGGAAGGTTAAGTAAACTGCACTGTACATCAATAAGCTATTGTATAACTGAGTCAGATACAAGTCAAGTCAAAATCATGACAACACAATACCTGTGATTTGAGTACAAGCTGTTATTGAATATCTTTTAGCTCGTTTGTACTTGGTCTGCTTTTATTGTGTATCTTGTTTCTTCCCCAGCATATGCACATATTTAAAATGCTACTAGTTATGGATAAAATGCTGCATCTAGAAACATTTGCACATGGTGTGATTGTAGCTACGCCATTAAAGTGAGTTTGAACTGCATCACAACTATAGtattctttgaaatatctgcataaaTACAAGATTGGAACCAAATATTCTTTCAACAAACTCCATAACTTGAGTAAATAAGGTAAGAAACACACCTCCGCAGTACAAGCTGAACGGCTGCAGTACACGCCGTTAGTTAACGTTTTTGATTAAGCAATTCAAAGCTAAATTATTTCTAGCATtatcgatgttttttttttttttttacagaaaacaaaatatacaaaatgccGTCTGTTAGACTGCAGCTGACCATTGGCGTTTTACCGCTATATCAAAGAAATAGGTGAATCTGCGTCTTCATTACAGCACAGCCCCAGAAACACCTGCACCCAGAGTAGATCGGTGCTGCTGTTGTCTTTGCGCATGGACCAATCAAATTGCTTCTGATGTCACCGAGCACTGCCGCCTTAGCAACAGCATAAATTATTCACACTAAACCACAGGCAACATCCCTGCAGAAAGAACAGTCCTTGCCTCAGTCATTTCTGCAGCCTGTTCTTTGGTAAGTACATTTTAATTCAGCGTTTCTAGAGTAAACGATGCATTCAATCTCTGTGCACACGGTAACAAtaaaggtgtatgtgtgtgtgtgtgtttttttttttttttacccataatGATTCCAATTTTGTACCATTTTAATGTTCTttccttttaattaaaaatttcTTCCCGGATCAGTTCTGTGATGCTGCGCAGTGAGACTGTACTACATGCTATGACGTTAAAGGAAGTAATTAAACACAATGCATCATTGATTTTATATGGATTAAACATCtgcgtttaataaataaataaataaatacatccaaaaattaaattttacatATGTTGTTTATAAAGAGGGGTGTATTTCGTTTCACATCAATTGTACGCACCAGTTACATTATGAGGTAAAGGGTCAGTGTTCATTTGGCAATATAACCCAATGTTAAAGATGCCTGTAGCACTACAGTACATTTCCAACTGCAAGAGATATTTTTATAAACCGTTTTTAGGAGCAGCTCATTTTTAAGATGGTAACCCGTTGTGGTGTTTGTGTGACTGATTACGTTGTGTGTTCCTACGCCAGGCCACCATGACTGTCCTACAGCATGCTGTGTTTGTGATGGTGTGCGGTGGGGCTCTGGTCTTCTGTCACAGCCCCAGAACTCCTGACCAGGTGTCTGATGCTGACATCCAGCGCCTGCTGCATGGAGTCATGGAGCAGCTGGGCATCGCCAGGCCACGGGTGGAGTACCCAGCTCACCAGGCCACCAACCTGGTGGGACCGCAGAGCATCGAAGGTACTGATCTACTGCTCAACTACACTTCAGGAAACTCagaattcaaataaaatagcacaacAATATCCCCTTCTGTCActgtgcacaattgtaccatgttaaatGTCCTAtcaatgtatctattttataatgcatacatagagttcacacaaactgttttcaaatttctgaaaattaaataaaaacagtgtgaccgaaggggatattGTCCACAAGGCAGAGCTAAGGTATGATGTCTGTATGACAAAGAGGAGAACTCAGCAAGATGTgaatagaaccccccccccctcacccccaaaCACAGACATTATAGCAGCTGCAGCGCCCACCCAGAACAGAAAGCATGTGTGTTTGCTGCTGATGGCAAGCTGATTGAGTCCACATGTAGACGGTTTATTCAGCCTATGTTTTAATGCTGTGTTCATTGTAATCATTGAATATTTTGGCTGAAGTTGAGAAGTACTACTGTCTTCCAATTTTGTTATAGTTATTGATAGAAAAGCCATTGCTCTTGACGCATTATGATGTGATTTATATGTTACCACAGTTGTCAGTTCCAGGGTCTGCAatgttattttgttcattttatgttGGGGTTCTGGAAAACGTTAGGTGTCATTTTTGACATTGCGGTTCGGTTCACTTGGGGGCGTTGTGAAACTGAATGCACATCAAATGAAGTAAACAGATCACTACTACTAAAGTTACTAGCAACTTCATATCATCAATGTTATAGAAAATCATCTGGATCTTCACTCTTCACTGTGACCTTTGACACAGCACAGCTTCCACAATCACACATATTGCTGCTCTTTGTAAACACAGTAcactttgaattattgttttaatgtttggtacacaactacgttctttgattttctttaagttccattaccagtgtaaaaatgaaccctttcactgccacattgctACTACAGATCACAAACATTGACAGGGCTGCcgttgcatagcactttcacccgctccaggttttactatgagcataattagccagtgtataggtaagaAGCTGAAGTGTGTCctgttaaactcatagtaaaaccaggaatggatcaaactgctatgcagtggcagtcttatttccatccctgcattgacATAGGTTTGTTATTGCCCGTTTAATCATGGtctttatagttggtacacagctgtcATTAGATGGGTGTCCAATAGAAATTGACCATTTCTttgacacatttctttttttttcacatattttactttgtttacaaaccattcgatCTGATATTATATTCGCCTTACATTATAACCCATCCTCCCATGTCATACTACAATGTTTATCGTTTTgatttttccattaaaatatatGGTGCTGACAAAACAGTGCCAGTCAGTCATACCTAATAGATTACCATAATCTCTCCCATgtcttttaatttgtgttttattgtaataaattcctggagaaataaaaaaatatatttaatataaaaatgctcTTCAGAAGAGtcgttgttaaaaaaataatgttcagaATTGTTTTAGCTACAAGGACTCAGACTACCAGAAGCAAATCACGTCTGTGCTAGATACGTTtgcaaacattttattgtttacaaatgaaaaaaaaaaattattaaaaatgaaatacatgttttaacgTGTGCCtgcttttatttaagaaaatcgGAGCTCAGCAAAGTGATGGTAATGCATATTAGTTAAGATTTAGTagaattattttaatagtttttttcttgCCAAAGACTGATTTTGTACAAATTagttaaacattattaaacaattGCAGAAGCGCTTGAAATTTGAGAGCTGTCCAGTCTGTTGCCTCAATCAAAAGGCCTTGCTGGTTTATTATTGACTTGGTAGGATATCTATTTCCTTGGTAACAGAGACCGACTGTCAAGCAGACTGACAAACAAAGGGTACAATTTAGTGCTTTTGAAAACCTAACCATTCAAACAAACATATGGCAGGTGTTGAAGCTATAGGGCTTCCTTTTTAGCTTGGTTAGCAGCAGCATGGATTAATAGTTGTTAAATTGCATTGATAATTATAAGCGCTGCATTTTCCATAAACCACCAGAATAACTACGTGGATGTAAATGCACTGAATGAATTTAACCAGTTAATTGATTTGTTCTCTTAATGCTGAATTCTGGTAATTCTTACAAAGgatacaaatatttaattgtgaAAAGTCCAGATGCAGCATTAAACAGATGGGCACAGAAACTGCACCTACAGTGTATAATGTAGTGTCTTGTTCAAcatgattgttttaaaatgtagggTGTATGGGATAGCTGGAAATGCTGTTGCATGTTACACTCTATCTACTGTAGATAAGTAGCATTCTGCTTGGAAAAACAGTTTTCTCAAATGTGTAGCACTGCTGACAACTGGATTAATTTTTTCTGCATAATTACCAATATCACTGACCTTGAGGAAATTCGACAACTAAACGCTCAGTTCGGCtgtgaataaagaaaaacatgggTTTGTTTGACATGCAGACTGGTTTCTGGCTTTGTGGAGCCCTCCACAGATGTACTGTGCACAGCCAGGACAGGAGACAGCAGTCACCAGCAAGTAGCTGCAGGGAAGCAGTCTGTCTGGCGTCGGTGCCCACGCATTGTGAGTGAAGGTTGGCTGGGATACAGGGCGACTCAGAAGAAATGACTCATTTGTATCAAGGTGTCCTTTCAAAGTTCCTGCTACCAAAGTCTCACTAAGCCTCTGAGTTACAGTAATAGCTAAGGGTTTGAAACCCTTTCTTACACCATTAGTATGGCAAACTTCCATTAATATAGTGGAGCAGTCTGTAGATGTGTTGGAGAACTACTGCCAAGAGAACCTGTGATACAAATGGGATAAGTATGTTCTTTATCATGGCTAGAGATAGGAGGTAAATCCTGTCTTGGGGATTTAGTTTATGGTTGTCTACTTTTACATGCCACTGAtgatttcattttgcatttgtattttcttcttaAGACATACTGCCGGCGGTCCTGATTTCAGCATTATCATCACACATCTTTTTACAGCTCATTACAAGAAGTATTGAGGAATAAACTTTTGGCTTGTATGTCAACTAGCTCTGCATTAAATTGTTAAAGCCGTAATATTACTCTGCAAGGTCTTCATCACGTTGCACCCACaccattgtgacagagagcgactGCATTGTGATGTTACACACTGACAACGAAAGGAATGACTCTGTGTTAAtgcaaacgcacacacacacacacacacagtgttggaAAGTAACGCGCTACAATaacctgattacatttttcagtaacttgtaactgacAGTCCTTCTTCAGACAGGTAATGCAATGTGGCAAGAGATTAGATATTCTGTGAAAATACGGATTTACTTTtcgttacatttaaaaaagagacTACAGCTGATGGACAAAGTGGAAATCAGAAAGCACTGCAACAGTGCAGGTCAAACCTTACATGTCACATGAACTTACTTTTCATATCGTCTTGCTTGAAAATGGCCTCAAAAGGAGGGAACGTGTGGGCTCAGTAGTTGGATCTTCAAAGAATGAATACTTGGAGATGTAGCCTGACCAAACAGTCCTGAGAAGTGACTATTTCTAactttaaaagtaacttccccaacactgcacacagagcagaGAAATTAATTATCTTGCTGTGTAAGCAGTTATTGAGAGAAGACACATATTGCAATAAACCAACAGTGCTACAGTATAACAGTATAATCCTTCCACCCTGTGTGTGTATGCACTAACACAATCATTCCTCAATAGAAGTCTGATGAAAATGTTTGATTAAACATTTCcttcaacattttaaaaccagtggaaatctttaaaaaaaggcatttaacaGCTACATGCCTCAAGGGGGCAGAAGAGGAAAGCAAATGGTATTGCTCATCAAACAATATAccacaatacattaaaatacagtaatttataaacagaaaaaaatattggtATATGTCTTATATAAATGGCATGCTCTAGTTCGACTTTCTTTGGATAAAATAATAGAATAGAAATGTAGCAGTGCAGGTGCAGTTCTTTGGTACATACAGAGTGGAATACATATATTATTAGACTTTCTTTGATTTTTCAAAAAACAACCTTGCAATTAGGACTAATGGAGGCTGAACAACTCTTTAACTAACTAACAAACTAAGTTCACAACTCATTATAACCCTGATGAAGGCATTCACTGAAATGTTTGTCCACTGAAATGAAAACTCAGCATTGAGGAATTAGTTCATCACTTCTCTCTGGCAACAGACTAGATGTGTACTGTGTTAatgttattgtactgtacaataaacaaaaaacaaaaaaaacagcatctctGCAGTTTTCTGTATATTTCTTGAACTATTCCGACAAGCAGATACCTTCTCAGTTTGGCAACAGAAAAGCAATTGTCTTTATTTCTCTATCAAACTTCTAACACGCTAGAGAAAAGGCTTTTCATTCTTTGCTAATATTTTAAGGATActgtgaaaaaatgttgctggCTGTGCTGTTTATGTGCTTCTAGATGTGCAAAGAATAGCAGAATGTATTTGTTAaagattaaatatattaaattataatacaattttgttttattattttgttttattacttctgTACTGTTGCCCTGGCTAGCCATATTCAgctctttattttgaaaatagttcATGTCTTGGCAGTTGCCTTGTGCTTTGATCATATGGATGCATTTTTGGCAGATTTACTTAGTTTAACTTCCTGAAACCCAGAAAATTGATATTTACCGCAAACATCCTTAGtga is a window of Polyodon spathula isolate WHYD16114869_AA chromosome 12, ASM1765450v1, whole genome shotgun sequence DNA encoding:
- the arhgap11a gene encoding rho GTPase-activating protein 11A isoform X2, which codes for MKKVSDRNVIRLAIVQQLRGFGIKIKNWNKSSSSKLTGCSGGKIFGTSLEALPQQNLADYGRVPCFLVDACENLTQHIDTEGLFRKSGSVVRLKALKVKLDQGEDCISSAPPCDVAGLLKQFFRELPEPVIPTHLHEAFFKAQQLPAEEEQSTATVLLSCMLPERTTNTLRYFFNFLRNVSQRSAENKMDSANLAVIFAPNLLQSSDGNEKMTSNTEKRLKLQAAAVRSFIENSQHFGCVPDFIMSKIPAMLGVDAGSSTPSLESSEDGESELSGVKKRRRRSVGVTPVILTPSSKRKLLTDSAQSLGFSSKKRRSLKHNLALEFLPNKLFGSGSTPGSSQLNDTSPSISLESSHGTLTPSARSGGLAASSAKRKSKRFESKKVNRVESGKAGCFSPRVNRKEVVRKSLRLRLSLGKSSKDSNVLSNAFPVAKGSENVGWRLATQETNISFGLSEESTFSPVVRRNTFTRKDSKYISKSEENLLTPQSDERAHHNSWNGTSHEESQDLHSETPLGRYLNNLSSEPALVARKPPVIAGVPRSLCPGCRTESPPSNASFADENNLSESTLLKIKGAFTESSSDLRSLIGDSSSSMDNFLKERNYFVKEDTNESLLSSRHSSDVKETCLGTSPQKQMVHQQIEDLSFVEKNIVASSPGKTNANICHVEEPQSPQKPVEPVFKLNATNDSDTVAYEVESIKDSCPLEALCDFNSHSAGNVTVEANQLEHNVSKIEVQLQKIIKPPVGEALEYIQPTENARTTEQSPHEEISAESSVMLISNTSEYKLRVADHIQRFNVLSLNSPKPNNVKSPLKFKRTPVRQSVRRINSLLGVRRPIEGNNSPSKIGSPVVKSMSHESGLSLFVEKSLHNFEEPAHCMYVSEDKCGKRPCQNTSTNCSVPSLKPQIYKVTTLFHHQTKHSALGDLTNQAAPKENNPIVNETRVFTGKAQVKPDKSVLLEMAEKEKRCYRGSPKNPLPANKLLSATKPIDL
- the arhgap11a gene encoding rho GTPase-activating protein 11A isoform X1; the protein is MKKVSDRNVIRLAIVQQLRGFGIKIKNWNKSSSSKLTGCSGGKIFGTSLEALPQQNLADYGRVPCFLVDACENLTQHIDTEGLFRKSGSVVRLKALKVKLDQGEDCISSAPPCDVAGLLKQFFRELPEPVIPTHLHEAFFKAQQLPAEEEQSTATVLLSCMLPERTTNTLRYFFNFLRNVSQRSAENKMDSANLAVIFAPNLLQSSDGNEKMTSNTEKRLKLQAAAVRSFIENSQHFGCVPDFIMSKIPAMLGVDAGSSTPSLESSEDGESELSGVKKRRRRSVGDMVNGALHKFKSNRTPTSTPLPDGSVTPVILTPSSKRKLLTDSAQSLGFSSKKRRSLKHNLALEFLPNKLFGSGSTPGSSQLNDTSPSISLESSHGTLTPSARSGGLAASSAKRKSKRFESKKVNRVESGKAGCFSPRVNRKEVVRKSLRLRLSLGKSSKDSNVLSNAFPVAKGSENVGWRLATQETNISFGLSEESTFSPVVRRNTFTRKDSKYISKSEENLLTPQSDERAHHNSWNGTSHEESQDLHSETPLGRYLNNLSSEPALVARKPPVIAGVPRSLCPGCRTESPPSNASFADENNLSESTLLKIKGAFTESSSDLRSLIGDSSSSMDNFLKERNYFVKEDTNESLLSSRHSSDVKETCLGTSPQKQMVHQQIEDLSFVEKNIVASSPGKTNANICHVEEPQSPQKPVEPVFKLNATNDSDTVAYEVESIKDSCPLEALCDFNSHSAGNVTVEANQLEHNVSKIEVQLQKIIKPPVGEALEYIQPTENARTTEQSPHEEISAESSVMLISNTSEYKLRVADHIQRFNVLSLNSPKPNNVKSPLKFKRTPVRQSVRRINSLLGVRRPIEGNNSPSKIGSPVVKSMSHESGLSLFVEKSLHNFEEPAHCMYVSEDKCGKRPCQNTSTNCSVPSLKPQIYKVTTLFHHQTKHSALGDLTNQAAPKENNPIVNETRVFTGKAQVKPDKSVLLEMAEKEKRCYRGSPKNPLPANKLLSATKPIDL